CGCCGTCGAGATCGGCAACGGCCCCGGCGAGACCACCGTGGGCGCGGACCTGGACCACGCACTCGGTGGGGCCGTCCAGCGGACGGGCCGGCCAGACCGGGCGATCGGCGCGGATCTCGCGGACCGTGAGCGCGTCGGCCGAGCCGACCTTGACCGTGCCGGACACCGGCTCCAGCGCCAGCACGTACCGCGGCTTGCCGTCCAGCACCGACCGGTCGATGCCCAGCCCCTTGCGCTGCCCGACGGTGAAGCCGTGCACGCCGGTGTGGCGGCCGAGCACGGCGCCGGTCTCGGCGTCCACCAGGTCGCCCGGCCGCTGTCCCAGGCGCTTCTCCAGGAACTTCTTGGTGTCGCCGTCGGGGATGAAGCAGATGTCGTGGCTGTCCGGCTTGCGCGCCACGGCGAGGCCACGGCGTTCGGCCTCCGCCCGGATGTCCGGCTTGCGGGTGTCGCCGACCGGGAACATCGAGTGCCGCAGCTGCTCGGGGGTCAGCGAGGCCAGCACGTAGGACTGGTCCTTGTCCTCGTCCACCGCCCGGCGCAGCTCCGGTTTGCCGTCCACAATGGACAGGCGGGCGTAGTGGCCGGTGGCGACCGCGTCGAAGCCCAGCGCCACCGCCTTGTCCAGCAGCGCCTCGAACTTGATCTTCTCGTTGCAGGTGACGCACGGGTTGGGCGTGCGGCCGGCGGCGTACTCGCCGACGAAGGTCTCGATGACCTCCTCGGTGAACCGCTCGGCGAAGTCCCACACGTAGAACGGGATGCCGAGGATGTCCGCGGCGCGGCGCGCGTCGTGCGAGTCCTCGATCGTGCAGCACCCGCGCGAACCGGTGCGCAGCGTGCCGGGCTTGGCCGACAGCGCCAGGTGCACGCCGACCACGTCGTGACCGGCCTCCACGGCGCGGGCCGCCGCCACGGCCGAGTCCACTCCCCCGCTCATCGCGGCCAGTACCCGCATCACACCTCCTGCTTGTTCTTGCGCAGCCCGGACAGGCCGGCTTGCCGCGCCCGCGCGACCACCGCGCCGATCTCCCGCGCCACCGCCGCCACGTCGTCCGGCGTGGACGTGTGGCCGAGCGAGAACCGCAGCGAGCCGCGGGCCGACGCCGCGTCGGCACCCATCGCGAGCAGCACGTGGCTGGGCTCCGCGACCCCGGCGGTGCACGCCGACCCGGTCGAGCACTCGATGCCCTTGGCGTCCAGCAGCATCAGCAGGCTGTCGCCGGCGCACCCGGGGAACGTGAAGTGCGCGATGCCGGGCAGCCGGCCTTCGCCGGTGGGCACGCCGTTGAGCACGGCATCGGGCACCTCGCGCCGGACGGCCTCGATCAACGCGTCCCGCAGGCCGCCGACCCGTTCGGCGTAGCGCGGCTGCTCACGCACCGCCTCCTCGACGGCCGTGGCGAACGCGCGGATGGCCGGCACGTCGAGCGTGCCCGAGCGGACGTCGCGCTCCTGCCCGCCGCCGTGCAACAGCGGCACACACGCGACCTCGCGGGACAGCACGAGCGCGCCGACGCCGTACGGGCCGCCGAGCTTGTGCCCGGTGAGGGTCAGCGCGGACACGCCGCTGCCGGCGAAGTGCACGGGCACGGCGCCCACGGCCTGCACGGCGTCGGTGTGCAGCGGGATGTCGTGCTCGGCGCAGATCGCGGCGAGGTCGGCCATCGGGTTGACCGTGCCCACCTCGTTGTTCGCCCACATGATGGTGACCAGTGCCACGTCGTCCGGATCGGCCTCGATGGCCTTGCGCAGCGTCTCCGGCAGCACACGGCCGTGCTCGTCCACGTCGAGCCAGGTCACCTCGGCCCTGGCGTGGTCGGCCAGCCACTGCACCGCGTCGAGCACGGCGTGGTGCTCCACGCTGCTGGCCAGCACCCGGCGGCGGTTCGGGTCGGCGCCCTGGCGTGCCCAGAAGATGCCCTTGACCGCGAGGTTGTCGCTTTCCGTGCCACCCGCGGTGAAGATGACCTCGGACGGGCGGGCACCGAGCGCCTCGCCGATGACCTCCCGCGCCTCCTCGACGGCGCGCCGGGCGCGGCGGCCGGAGGAATGCAGCGAGGAGGCGTTGCCCACGGTGGACAGCGCCTCGCTCATCGCCGTGATGGCGGACGGCGACATCGGTGTGGTCGCCGCGTGGTCGAGGTAGGTCATCGCTCCACCAGGGTAGACCGTGACGCGTCACCCCTGCCGGGGCCACCGCCGGGTGACCACGACGCCGAGCAGCGCGAGCGCGGCGAGCGTGAGCGCCAGCACACCGAGCGCCGGTGCGGGGTGGCCGGCCGAGGCGAGCAGACCGAGCAGGACACCGCCGAAACCGACGGTCAACGCCGAGGTGACCCAGTCGCCCAGCTGCATCGCCGACGTGTTGAACCCGCGCTCGTGCTCCGGCGAGAACCGCATCAACAGCACCGTGATCGACGGGTAGGCGATGCCCATGCCGGCCCCGGTGATCAGGCAGGCGACGAACGCGAGCCAGCCCGGGAACCACGGCTGCGCGGCGAACCCGAACAATGCGACACCGGCCGCCACCATGCCGAACCCGGTGCGCAGCAGCGTCTCGCGCGACCAGTCGGGGCGACGGCCCTGCACCGCCGAGGCCGCCGACCAGCTCAGCGCGCTCGCGGTCAGCGGGAGCCCGGCCAGCGCCGGGCTGTAGCCGTGCACCCTGGCCATCGCCAGCGGCAGGTACGCCTCCATCCCGGCGAACGCCCCGCCGAGCAGGGCGCGGGAGGCGACCACCGTGGGCAGGCCGGGGCGCGCGGTGACCGTCCCCGGCGGGACGAGACGGCGCACCGCGAGGGCGAGCACGACCAGACCGGCGGCGCCGTAGCCCAGCGCGCCCGGGCTGGGGTGCTGGGCGGCCCAGGTCAGCGCCGCCACCCCGGCTGCGGCACCGAGGGCCACGACGAAGCCCGCCCGGCGCTGTTCCGGCGCGGCGACGTGGGTGAGCCTGCGGGCGACCGGGACCAGCATGGCGAGCCCGAGCACGGCGAGCGGGGCGAGACCGAGGAACACCCAGCGCCAGCCGAGGTGCTCGGTGACCAGCCCGGCGACGGTCGGGCCGACGACAGCCGGGAGC
The sequence above is a segment of the Amycolatopsis viridis genome. Coding sequences within it:
- the mnmA gene encoding tRNA 2-thiouridine(34) synthase MnmA; its protein translation is MRVLAAMSGGVDSAVAAARAVEAGHDVVGVHLALSAKPGTLRTGSRGCCTIEDSHDARRAADILGIPFYVWDFAERFTEEVIETFVGEYAAGRTPNPCVTCNEKIKFEALLDKAVALGFDAVATGHYARLSIVDGKPELRRAVDEDKDQSYVLASLTPEQLRHSMFPVGDTRKPDIRAEAERRGLAVARKPDSHDICFIPDGDTKKFLEKRLGQRPGDLVDAETGAVLGRHTGVHGFTVGQRKGLGIDRSVLDGKPRYVLALEPVSGTVKVGSADALTVREIRADRPVWPARPLDGPTECVVQVRAHGGLAGAVADLDGDQVSIQLREPLTGVAPGQVAVLYRPDAAGDLVLGSAKIVATAR
- a CDS encoding cysteine desulfurase family protein, with the translated sequence MTYLDHAATTPMSPSAITAMSEALSTVGNASSLHSSGRRARRAVEEAREVIGEALGARPSEVIFTAGGTESDNLAVKGIFWARQGADPNRRRVLASSVEHHAVLDAVQWLADHARAEVTWLDVDEHGRVLPETLRKAIEADPDDVALVTIMWANNEVGTVNPMADLAAICAEHDIPLHTDAVQAVGAVPVHFAGSGVSALTLTGHKLGGPYGVGALVLSREVACVPLLHGGGQERDVRSGTLDVPAIRAFATAVEEAVREQPRYAERVGGLRDALIEAVRREVPDAVLNGVPTGEGRLPGIAHFTFPGCAGDSLLMLLDAKGIECSTGSACTAGVAEPSHVLLAMGADAASARGSLRFSLGHTSTPDDVAAVAREIGAVVARARQAGLSGLRKNKQEV
- a CDS encoding MFS transporter, with product MIAETRRPGVLWTAEHRTTTVASLLVVTLIAFESMGVATAMPTMVADLDGQRLYAWPFTAFLVASVVATVLSGRFCDRRGPAIPMLAGPALFLAGLVVAGTAPHMALLLAGRVLQGLGSGTVLVAVALLIALVYTDRERPVMYAANAAAWVLPAVVGPTVAGLVTEHLGWRWVFLGLAPLAVLGLAMLVPVARRLTHVAAPEQRRAGFVVALGAAAGVAALTWAAQHPSPGALGYGAAGLVVLALAVRRLVPPGTVTARPGLPTVVASRALLGGAFAGMEAYLPLAMARVHGYSPALAGLPLTASALSWSAASAVQGRRPDWSRETLLRTGFGMVAAGVALFGFAAQPWFPGWLAFVACLITGAGMGIAYPSITVLLMRFSPEHERGFNTSAMQLGDWVTSALTVGFGGVLLGLLASAGHPAPALGVLALTLAALALLGVVVTRRWPRQG